Below is a window of Georgenia soli DNA.
GGGTCACCACGGCGCCGGCCGCGACCGTGGCCCAGGCCCCGATCGTCACCGGCGCGACGCAGACCGCCCGCGCCCCGATCGACGCCCCCTCCTCGACCGTCACGCCGACCGGCTCCCAGTCCTGCGCGGACTTCAGCGACCCGTCCGGGTTCACCGCCCGCGGGAAAGTGTCGTTGGTCAGCACCACCGCCGGACCGATGAACACCCCGTCACCGAGCACGGCCGGCTCGTACACCAACGCATAGTTCTGCACCTTGCAGTGCCGTCCCATCCGCACGCCCGTGCCGATGTACGCCCCCCGGCCGACGACGCAGCCCTCACCCAGGACCGCGCCCTCGCGCACCTGCGCCAGGTGCCACACCGACGAACCCTCACCGATCTCGGCGTCCGGCGAGACGTCCGCACTCTCCACGATGCGTGCTGCCATGAAGGCATCCTTCTTCTTTCTCGGGCCGCGTCGGTACCGCGGCGGGTCGGGGGAACGGTATCCCAGGCGTGCCGGACGAGCCCGGGACGAACGGCTGAGAGAATGACGCCCATGACCACCGAGTCCCCCGTGACCGACGCGTGGCTCGTCGTCCCCCTGTACAACGAGGCCGCTGTGATCGGCGACGTCGTGGCCGCCGCCCGCACCCGGTTCCCGCACGTCGTCTGCGTCGACGACGGCTCGACCGACGGCTCGGCGGCAGCCGCGGCCGCCGCGGGCGCCGTCGTCGTCCACCACCCGTTCAACCTGGGGCAGGGCGCCGCGCTCCAGACCGGCATGCGTTACGTGCTGGAGCAGACGGACGCCGAGTACCTCGTGACCTTCGACGCCGACGGCCAGCACCAGGTCGAGGACGCCGCGGCGATGGTCGAGGTCGCTCGACGGGACGACCTCGCCATCGTCTTCGGCTCACGCTTCCTCGACGAGCGCACCCGCCCCGGGCTGCTCAAGCGGCTGGTGCTGAGGACGGCGGTGTGGGTCACCAACCAGTCCACCGGACTACGGCTGACCGACGCGCACAACGGTCTGCGGGTGATCCGCCGGGACGCCGCGTCGAAGCTCGACCTGCAGCAGAACCGGATGGCGCACGCCACCGAGATCGTCCTGAACCTCGGCCGTACGGGTCTGCCGTGGGCGGAGTACCCCGTGCACGTGCTGTACACGGACTACTCCCGGGGCAAGGGGCAGTCGCTGCTGAACTCCGTGAACATCCTCGTGGACCTGGTGTTCAACTAGATGGGGGCATCGTGCTGATCCAGATCATCCTGCTGGTGGCGATCGCGGTCATCACCGTGCTCCTGACGCGCTCCACCGCGGGTGCACGTCACCAGGCGGTCCGTCGCCTGCTCCTCGTGGGCTTCGTGGTCCTCGCAGCGCTGTCCGTGCTCTTCCCGAGCTGGCTGACGTGGCTGGCCAGGCTCCTCGGCGTCGGCCGCGGCGCAGACCTGCTGCTCTACGCGCTCGTCATCGCCTTCCTCAGCTCCCTCGCGACGACGTACCGGACGACGTCGCTGCTCAACCGGCGGATCACCGTGCTCGCCCGCAAGGTGGCCCTCGCGGAGGCGGCCCTGGCCGTCCAGGAGGACCGCACCTCGACGCTCGACGACCCCTCGGCGCCCGCGGCAGCCCGCCCGGCGCCCGCCGCCGACGGTGCCGCGCCCCGGCCCGACGCCGGCAGCGCCCGCGAGGCCGGCCCTGCCCCGGACCGTCAGACTCGCCGCGAGCTGGGCACCGGCCGGAACGCCACGACCGGCTCGTCTGGCACCGTGGCGCCCTGACGCGGACAATGCCGGTCGCCCCGTAGGATCGGTGATCGTGCCGAGACATGCCAACACGCGCGGGCCACGGGCGTCCCTGACGCGGGCCGTGACGGAGGAACCGCTCAGGTCGCCTCGGCACGCCAGGGTGCTGGACAGCCACCGCGTGCGCCGCCGTGCCGGTGCGGGAGCCCTGGCGGCCATGCTCTTCCTCGGCTCCGGCGTCACGTTCGCGTACAGCGAGCTCCAGGGGAACATCGGCCGGCACGACATCGACAACCTTCTCGGCGACGACCGCCCCTCCACCGTCGCATCGCCCGAGCCCATCGACTCCAAGGCCGGACAGCCGATCAACCTCCTCGTGATGGGGTCCGACATCCGGGAGGGAGAGAGCGACGTGGACGGCGCGGGGGCGGCCGGCGAGGTGGCCGGCATGCGTTCGGACACCACGATGATCGCCCACGTCTCCGCCGACCGGTCCCGGGTCGAGGTGGTCTCGATCCCGCGGGACACCCTGGTCGACGTACCGGCGTGCAAGCTTCCCGACGGCAGGACGACGTCGCCCCAGAACGACGTCATGTTCAACTCGGCGTTCCAGACCGGCGGCCAGACCGGCGACGTGGGTGCTGCGGCGGCCTGCACCATCCGGACCGTCGAGGACCTGACCGGCGTCTACATCGACGACTTCGTCGTCGTGGACTTCGCGGGCTTCAAGAACGTCGTCCAGGCGCTCGACGGCGTACCGCTCTACATCGACAAGCAGATCGACGACCCGTACGCCCAGCTCAAGCTCGCCGCGGGCTGCCAGGTCCTCGACGGTCAGGAGGCCCTCGGGTACGCCCGGGCGCGCAAGACGGTCGACGACGGCTCGGACATCTCGCGCATCGGCCGGCAGCAGCAGCTAGTGGCCGCCATCGCCCGTGAGGCGCTGAGCAAGAACCTCCTCACGGACCTGCCCGCGCTCTACCGGTTCCTCGACGCC
It encodes the following:
- a CDS encoding acyltransferase, which encodes MAARIVESADVSPDAEIGEGSSVWHLAQVREGAVLGEGCVVGRGAYIGTGVRMGRHCKVQNYALVYEPAVLGDGVFIGPAVVLTNDTFPRAVNPDGSLKSAQDWEPVGVTVEEGASIGARAVCVAPVTIGAWATVAAGAVVTRDVPAHALVAGVPARRIGWVGSAGVPLVREDEKWRCPATGAVYEEFEDTIREVRGA
- a CDS encoding glycosyltransferase family 2 protein → MTTESPVTDAWLVVPLYNEAAVIGDVVAAARTRFPHVVCVDDGSTDGSAAAAAAAGAVVVHHPFNLGQGAALQTGMRYVLEQTDAEYLVTFDADGQHQVEDAAAMVEVARRDDLAIVFGSRFLDERTRPGLLKRLVLRTAVWVTNQSTGLRLTDAHNGLRVIRRDAASKLDLQQNRMAHATEIVLNLGRTGLPWAEYPVHVLYTDYSRGKGQSLLNSVNILVDLVFN
- a CDS encoding DUF2304 domain-containing protein, with translation MLIQIILLVAIAVITVLLTRSTAGARHQAVRRLLLVGFVVLAALSVLFPSWLTWLARLLGVGRGADLLLYALVIAFLSSLATTYRTTSLLNRRITVLARKVALAEAALAVQEDRTSTLDDPSAPAAARPAPAADGAAPRPDAGSAREAGPAPDRQTRRELGTGRNATTGSSGTVAP
- a CDS encoding LCP family protein translates to MLDSHRVRRRAGAGALAAMLFLGSGVTFAYSELQGNIGRHDIDNLLGDDRPSTVASPEPIDSKAGQPINLLVMGSDIREGESDVDGAGAAGEVAGMRSDTTMIAHVSADRSRVEVVSIPRDTLVDVPACKLPDGRTTSPQNDVMFNSAFQTGGQTGDVGAAAACTIRTVEDLTGVYIDDFVVVDFAGFKNVVQALDGVPLYIDKQIDDPYAQLKLAAGCQVLDGQEALGYARARKTVDDGSDISRIGRQQQLVAAIAREALSKNLLTDLPALYRFLDAATSTLTTGPYIGGLPTMAGLANSLRGLEPGAISFATMPFEPAGARVVPSPAAEKMWENLKADRPIDATLTGTGEAPTAKPSDGPTSTPTPTPTPSEDATDDGVVTAAPSPEPTVPVCTK